TCCAGATTTTATTAACTGATTTGCTCCGGCTGGCGTCATCGCTACACGGTTTTCATTATTTTTTAATTCAGCTGGAATGCCGATTTTCATAAGTATTCACCCTTTAATTTGCGTTCTTATCAGTATGACCATATTTCATCATATGATGACGCAATAAGACAGGTTAGCGAATTTTTTATAAGAACGTATATTTTCTTGTTTTCAGACATGAAACCGATGTATTACGTTTGCTCCACCAGTAACTTCAATAATGGAGCCTGTAATCATGTCCGAATTTTCATCACATATAAAAGCAACAGTTCTTGCAATATCTTCTCCTGTACCGGAACGGCCAATTGGTGTTTTCGATTCAACATCACTCATTATTCTAGACTGCTCAATCGTTGCTTCTTTCATTTCTCCGACAATGTTTCCTGGGCAGATCATATTAGCAGTGATCCCATGTTCTGCTTCTTCAATGCTTATTGATTTCGTTAGTGATACAAGACCTACCTTTGCAGCACTGAAAGCAGAGCGATGAAGCCAACCCGGAGAGGATTCGGCTCCTTGAAAGCCATATGTAATAATTCTTCCATATCTTTGCTGCCTCATGATTGGAATAATCTTTTTGAACAAATGAAAGACTGAACTTAAATTTCCCTCTATCATTTGATACCACTCTTCATCTGTATAATCGGCTAGCTTCTTTCTTTCAAATATGTATGGACCAGCATTATTTATCAAACAATCTATTCTACCGAACCGTTCAATTGTTAAATCAATCATGTTTGTGAGATCTTCTTTTTTCGTAACATCACCTTGAACAAAAAGAATACGATCTGATAGATGTGAATAGGTATTTTTGAGGTTTTCTACTGCTTCTATGTCTTTTCGATAATTAATTGTTACTGAATACCCGCGTTGTAAAAACTCTTCAGTGACCTTTTTTCCTAACCCTTTAGATCCTGCGGTAATAAGGGCATGTCTCACGATATCTTCCTCCCCATTTAACTTGTCCTTAAAAGGATATCAATCATTAATACGCTTTATCTAAAGGAATATTCCTCTGTAAAACTGTTTATTTTTTATAATAGGAATGGATTACTTCGATATTATCACAATAACTGATAGATCTATCCATTACTACTTCTATTGTGCTGATAAATGAGAGATTTTACAATTATCTTGTTTTGAAAAGGATTTGAGGAAATTTAGTAGGGTTTTTGAGGATTAAAAAAGCTGACTCATCTTAAGCCAGCATGCATACTTTTAATCTTTTCTTATTGCTCGAAAATGTTCTTGTAAAAAGTTTGGATCATATTGCTGTTCGACAACCCCACTTGAATAAGAATCAGTTAATTGTTGCATTGTTTCTTGTTCGCCAAGGTGGTCGTAGTAATACGTTTGTCTCGTAACTCTTCTTTCTTTCACAGTTTTCAGCTCCTTATTTTCAAATGCTCGCAATTAGTTTATCTGAAAATAAGGAGCTTATACTGATAATTACTGTTTTAGCATGCTTTAATTGTTTTTAAAATTTTGTTAAACGTAAGAAGTAGTTCATTCCATTGCGCTCAACTATCATCTAAAATTTTTCAAAAGCTTTATGACAACAGAGTTATACTAGTTTAGAATCATTTTACTTTAACGTCTGCTTTGCCTTTTCCAGTGCTTGTTTTACCATTTCAAAGCCAGTCCCACCAGCGCTCATACGTTTTCTTACCGCTTCGTAAGGATTGATCATTTCATATAAATCTTCTTCAAATAAAGAGGAGGCTTTTTTATATTCATCAAAAGGCAGATCCTTTAAATAAATTCCTGATTGAATGCATTGATAAACCAAAGTCCCAACAACTTCATGTGCTTCTCTAAATGGCATACCTTTTGTTGATAAATAATCTGCAAGTTCAGTAGCATTAGAGAAGTCTTCTGATGTTGCTTTTTCCATCTTCTCTTTGTTTACCTTCATTGTATCAATCATACCGATAAATATTTGAAGACTTCCTTCAATCGTTTTTACAGTATCAAACATTCCTTCTTTATCTTCTTGAAGATCTTTGTTA
This Metabacillus endolithicus DNA region includes the following protein-coding sequences:
- a CDS encoding SDR family oxidoreductase, with amino-acid sequence MRHALITAGSKGLGKKVTEEFLQRGYSVTINYRKDIEAVENLKNTYSHLSDRILFVQGDVTKKEDLTNMIDLTIERFGRIDCLINNAGPYIFERKKLADYTDEEWYQMIEGNLSSVFHLFKKIIPIMRQQRYGRIITYGFQGAESSPGWLHRSAFSAAKVGLVSLTKSISIEEAEHGITANMICPGNIVGEMKEATIEQSRIMSDVESKTPIGRSGTGEDIARTVAFICDENSDMITGSIIEVTGGANVIHRFHV